The Oryza glaberrima chromosome 9, OglaRS2, whole genome shotgun sequence genome includes a window with the following:
- the LOC127785253 gene encoding ferredoxin-thioredoxin reductase catalytic chain, chloroplastic has translation MMSMASTTASPFCPSPMLRGRKCTVRVQAGAAGADASDKSLEIMRKFSEQYARRSNTFFCSEKSVTAVVIKGLADHKDQLGAPLCPCRHYDDKAAEVAQGFWNCPCVPMRERKECHCMLFLTPDNDFAGQDQAITLEEIKDATSKI, from the exons ATGATGTCGatggcctccaccaccgccagccCCTTTTGCCCTTCACCCATGCTCAGAGGACGCAAATGCACAGTTCGAGTTCAAG CTGGAGCTGCCGGAGCGGATGCATCTGATAAGTCGCTCGAGATTATGCGCAAATTCTCTGAGCAGTACGCCCGCCGCTCCAACACCTTCTTCTGTTCCGAGAAGTCCGTCACCGCCGTTGTTATCAAG ggACTTGCTGATCACAAGGATCAACTTGGAGCTCCTCTATGCCCTTGTAG GCATTATGATGACAAAGCTGCTGAGGTAGCACAAGGATTTTGGAACTGCCCTTGTGTTCCCATGCGTGAGAG GAAGGAATGCCATTGCATGCTTTTTCTTACCCCCGACAATGACTTTGCTGGACAAGACCAG GCTATAACCTTGGAGGAGATCAAAGACGCAACATCAAAGATATAA